From the Halorhabdus utahensis DSM 12940 genome, one window contains:
- a CDS encoding AAA family ATPase: protein MGETADEHDQDETGERVEDIVDRLRQLRAADQQRRKHAEAGVVLDQLDAVEERLLAFGRALGGDPDDVAALPFTEEAGRDGMAEPLYVRHDRTLLNQVTSWLLQRQHIGLISGYGTGKTAFREILKRDLGRRDDFVVAHVDNPRETTPRGLYETVLRGAAEAGFEIDPGNYWQVRDGIPWATAETKQAVQEIAEDARAEDVTLLLVVDEIEDLPSDLLSAIQIAGDAGVRLFLSGTPAGKERLQDVKATLDSRLRYYEGIDPFDVEDIAEYIARSLAHFRGEAYDGESPDLFEPTAIADIHERTGGNPRDVRLECRELFTRAAFVWHRTGQDVERIRITPELRHRRFGMGR from the coding sequence ATGGGGGAGACAGCCGACGAGCACGATCAGGACGAGACGGGGGAACGGGTCGAAGACATCGTCGATCGACTCCGACAACTGCGAGCTGCGGACCAACAGCGCCGGAAGCACGCTGAGGCAGGTGTCGTGCTGGATCAACTCGATGCGGTCGAGGAACGACTCCTCGCGTTCGGGCGGGCCCTGGGGGGCGATCCGGACGACGTCGCGGCCCTCCCGTTCACCGAAGAGGCGGGCCGGGACGGCATGGCCGAGCCGCTGTACGTCCGGCACGATCGGACGTTGCTCAACCAGGTGACGAGCTGGCTGCTCCAGCGCCAGCACATCGGCCTCATCAGCGGCTACGGCACCGGCAAGACCGCCTTCCGGGAGATCCTCAAACGGGACCTGGGCCGACGTGACGACTTCGTCGTCGCCCACGTCGACAACCCTCGGGAAACCACGCCGAGAGGTCTCTACGAGACGGTTCTCCGGGGAGCAGCCGAGGCGGGATTCGAGATCGATCCCGGGAACTACTGGCAGGTCCGTGACGGGATCCCGTGGGCGACGGCTGAAACCAAACAAGCCGTCCAGGAAATCGCCGAGGACGCGCGGGCCGAGGACGTGACGCTGCTCCTGGTGGTCGACGAGATCGAGGATCTCCCCAGCGACCTGCTTTCGGCGATCCAGATCGCGGGTGACGCTGGCGTCCGGCTGTTCCTGAGCGGGACGCCCGCGGGGAAGGAACGTCTCCAGGACGTCAAAGCGACGCTTGACTCCCGTCTTCGCTACTACGAGGGGATCGATCCGTTCGACGTCGAGGACATCGCCGAGTACATCGCCCGGTCGCTGGCACACTTCCGGGGGGAAGCATACGACGGTGAGTCGCCGGACCTCTTTGAACCGACTGCCATCGCGGACATTCACGAACGGACCGGTGGCAACCCGCGGGACGTCCGCCTGGAATGTCGAGAACTGTTCACGCGCGCGGCGTTCGTCTGGCATCGCACCGGCCAGGACGTCGAGCGCATCCGGATCACTCCCGAACTCCGCCACCGGCGGTTCGGCATGGGTAGGTAG
- a CDS encoding KH domain-containing protein, whose translation MQHVKIPQDRIGVVIGEGGETMREIEQEAEVRLDIDSETGAVAVESVGDPVLGLKGPDIVKAIGRGFSPEAALRLLDGDMMMFDVIDIDAVARNPNDLKRLKGRLIGENGRTRELMEDLTGADVVIYGSTLSIIGGPEQVDAVREAAEMILEGAPHGSVYSFLERRHNEMKHQGLEYHQFTG comes from the coding sequence ATGCAACACGTGAAGATTCCGCAGGACCGGATCGGTGTGGTGATCGGCGAGGGTGGTGAGACGATGCGGGAGATCGAGCAGGAAGCCGAAGTTCGACTCGACATCGATAGCGAGACCGGCGCCGTCGCGGTCGAATCGGTGGGCGATCCCGTCCTGGGGCTCAAGGGACCAGACATCGTCAAGGCGATCGGTCGCGGATTCTCCCCTGAGGCCGCCCTTCGACTGCTGGATGGCGACATGATGATGTTCGACGTGATCGACATCGACGCGGTCGCGCGCAACCCGAACGATCTCAAGCGCCTCAAGGGTCGACTTATCGGCGAGAACGGCCGAACCCGGGAGCTGATGGAGGACCTCACCGGTGCGGACGTTGTCATCTACGGTTCGACGCTGTCGATCATCGGCGGCCCCGAGCAAGTCGACGCAGTCCGGGAGGCAGCCGAGATGATCCTCGAGGGGGCCCCCCACGGCTCGGTGTACTCGTTCCTCGAACGCCGCCACAACGAGATGAAACATCAGGGTCTCGAATATCACCAGTTCACCGGCTGA